The proteins below are encoded in one region of Peromyscus eremicus chromosome 10, PerEre_H2_v1, whole genome shotgun sequence:
- the LOC131920969 gene encoding alpha-S1-casein-like, producing the protein MEQAYRMNAHNQVQMRQPMSAMDQELAQLFVQAFPQFYQYDAYPFWAYFPQDMQHLTSEAVLNTLKAIVPKNAEETKVW; encoded by the exons atg GAGCAGGCTTACAGAATGAATGCACACAACCAAGTTCAAATG agACAGCCTATGAGTGCAATGGATCAG GAACTGGCCCAGCTCTTTGTTCAG GCCTTCCCACAATTCTACCAGTATGATGCCTATCCCTTTTGGGCTTATTTTCCACAAGACATGCAGCACCTTACTTCCGAAGCTGTACTGAACACCCTCAAGGCTATTGTCCCCAAGAATGCTGAAGAAACCAAAGTGTGGTG A